The following proteins are co-located in the Apium graveolens cultivar Ventura chromosome 5, ASM990537v1, whole genome shotgun sequence genome:
- the LOC141662128 gene encoding BTB/POZ and TAZ domain-containing protein 4-like, with protein MDSSCRSVLNSKKEMPFPPPLPGRMTASYSSKQKIMGCSSGNNFACKPTPNMWDRLFDEGYRADILINTDSGNIIYAHASILGMASPVLRHMLNQSKGKGRQRIISRKGRGQQKSISIRGVAHEAVRVFVRFLYSSCYERAELMEHILSLLVLSHAYVVPRLKQICERQLENGFLTTENAIDILQLALLCDAPRLTLICHRFIIKNLKAVAASEGWQVMKESHPILEDELLGSMIYDDAARKEKRIKMKNRKIFVQLYDAMEALVHICRDGCQTIGPYDKVIQKNQMPCQYESCKGLEALFRHLSRCKLRVPGGCKHCKRMWQLLELHSRLCADSDICRVPLCRNLKYRIEMQSKNKKDDIKWRILVRKIVRTRSITGAPYFSLAFT; from the exons ATGGACAGCAGTTGTAGATCAGTCCTAAATTCTAAGAAAGAGATGCCATTTCCGCCTCCATTACCTGGTAGAATGACTGCCAGCTATAGTTCAAAGCAGAAAATTATGGGCTGCTCATCAGGGAACAACTTTGCTTGCAAACCTACACCGAACATGTGGGATCGTCTCTTTGATGAAGGTTATAGAGCAGACATCTTGATCAATACAGATAGTGGTAATATCATCTATGCACACGCTAGTATTCTT GGAATGGCTTCTCCTGTTTTAAGACATATGCTAAACCAATCAAAGGGCAAAGGCCGACAAAGAATAATCTCAAGAAAAGGCAGAGGCCAACAGAAATCAATCTCAATTCGTGGTGTAGCACACGAGGCAGTTCGAGTTTTTGTTCGCTTTTTGTACTCGTCCTG CTATGAACGAGCAGAGTTGATGGAGCATATCTTATCTTTGTTGGTACTGTCTCACGCTTATGTGGTTCCCCGTTTAAAGCAAATTTGTGAAAGGCAGCTAGAAAATGGATTTCTAACCACTGAGAATGCAATTGACATCCTTCAACTTGCACTTTTGTGTGATGCCCCTCGACTGACCCTCATTTGCCACCGCTTCATCATAAAAAACTTGAAGGCTGTTGCTGCCTCTGAAGGATGGCAAGTGATGAAGGAGAGTCACCCAATTCTAGAGGACGAACTTTTAGGGTCTATGATATATGACGATGCT GCCCGAAAGGAGAAGAGAATAAAGATGAAGAACAGAAAGATATTTGTACAATTGTATGATGCAATGGAAGCACTTGTTCATATATGTAGGGATGGTTGCCAAACCATTGGTCCCTATGATAAGGTTATTCAAAAGAATCAGATGCCCTGCCAGTACGAGTCTTGTAAAGGATTAGAAGCTCTTTTCCGTCACCTATCAAGATGCAAACTAAGAGTCCCCGGTGGCTGCAAACATTGCAAGAGAATGTGGCAGCTGCTAGAGTTACACTCTCGTCTTTGTGCTGATTCAGATATTTGTAGGGTTCCTTTGTGCAG AAATTTGAAGTATAGGATAGAGATGCAGAGCAAGAACAAGAAGGACGATATTAAGTGGCGTATATTGGTAAGAAAGATAGTGAGAACAAGGAGCATTACAGGAGCTCCATACTTTTCATTGGCATTTACGTGA
- the LOC141659703 gene encoding uncharacterized protein LOC141659703 encodes MTITSKFSFADMQNPLFLHPSDGPLSISVTKLQGSSDYRTWRTSMEIQLASKQKLGFVEGTEIKSTTDTTDALQWETCNNMVISWLYNNVCDSIKQSVLFVNSASEIWKLVEKRFQLSNGSRKYKLSKDLYSLKQNGKPLVEYYTTLSALWEELEAMNDLPKVTTTTAEMTALLKAIQVQKDESKLFQFLNGLDEVFGPQRSQLLMSSPLPSVEMACAAIQQEESQRDVLHNLKNNDDDISAMFSRGNQIIPEKSVMCTACKRKGHTADVCWTVTGYPKWHYKSLRTSARGGGSPGRWNSQRNASLRSANVAQITAGGKGETSNVVITHQQFEQLLKLIPGNATGQTEEENDTPFSGMITCGAAESKIQEWIVDSGPSDHMTCSLNLLHNIRPALLHMTIKLPTGSTTSITHIGDTVLSCGIPLFNVLFVPQFTHNLLSVTKLGKDNKCEVMFKDAKCFVTKSDSKAIVGVGYLKNNLYYLGNSSVLHTSEVSINSISI; translated from the coding sequence ATGACCATCACCAGCAAATTTTCTTTTGCTGATATGCAAAACCCTCTTTTCCTTCATCCCTCAGATGGTCCACTCTCGATTAGTGTGACTAAACTTCAAGGTTCTTCTGATTATCGAACATGGCGCACGTCTATGGAGATTCAGCTGGCATCAAAACAAAAACTGGGATTTGTTGAAGGAACAGAGATCAAAAGCACAACAGACACCACTGATGCTCTACAGTGGGAAACATGTAATAACATGGTGATTTCGTGGCTCTATAATAATGTTTGTGATTCTATAAAACAGTCTGTGCTATTTGTAAACTCCGCTTCAGAGATCTGGAAATTAGTAGAGAAGCGCTTTCAACTCAGCAATGGGTCCAGAAAATACAAACTCAGCAAAGATCTTTATAGCCTCAAACAAAATGGAAAGCCTTTGGTGGAGTATTATACAACCTTGAGTGCATTATGGGAAGAGCTGGAAGCCATGAATGATTTACCCAAGGTCACTACTACTACAGCTGAAATGACTGCTTTATTGAAGGCCATCCAAGTACAAAAGGATGAGTCCAAACTATTTCAGTTTTTGAATGGCCTAGATGAGGTCTTTGGGCCACAGAGGAGTCAATTACTGATGTCGTCTCCACTACCTAGTGTAGAAATGGCGTGTGCAGCAATCCAGCAAGAGGAGTCCCAAAGAGACGTCCTTCACAACCTCAAGAACAACGATGATGATATATCAGCTATGTTTAGTCGAGGGAATCAAATCATACCAGAAAAATCTGTCATGTGCACTGCTTGTAAAAGAAAAGGCCATACAGCAGATGTCTGTTGGACTGTCACGGGATACCCTAAGTGGCACTACAAATCCTTAAGAACATCTGCAAGAGGGGGAGGCTCTCCTGGAAGGTGGAATAGTCAAAGAAATGCTAGTCTAAGATCTGCTAATGTGGCTCAAATAACAGCAGGAGGCAAAGGGGAGACATCAAATGTAGTCATTACTCATCAACAATTTGAGCAGCTCCTCAAACTCATTCCTGGAAATGCAACAGGACAAACTGAGGAAGAAAATGATACTCCTTTCTCAGGTATGATAACGTGTGGTGCTGCTGAATCCAAAATCCAAGAATGGATTGTAGATTCAGGACCATCAGACCATATGACTTGCTCTCTTAATTTGCTGCACAATATTAGACCTGCACTCCTTCATATGACAATTAAACTTCCAACCGGTAGTACAACCAGCATCACACATATAGGTGATACAGTTTTAAGTTGTGGAATTCCATTATTCAATGTGTTGTTTGTGCCACAATTCACACACAATTTGCTCTCTGTCACAAAACTGGGAAAAGATAACAAGTGCGAAGTCATGTTTAAAGATGCTAAGTGCTTTGTGACTAAATCAGATTCTAAGGCCATTGTGGGTGTAGGGTACCTTAAGAATAACTTGTATTATCTTGGTAATTCTTCTGTTCTTCATACGTCCGAGGTTAGCATCAATAGCATCTCAATTTAA
- the LOC141659704 gene encoding uncharacterized protein LOC141659704: MVHQQVKVGSRTLKVDGSSTSERSGAGLILTSPEGFMIQTAISFGFPAKNNQEKYEALIAGLKLSRTLKVRDLNIYSDSQIVVKQINGEYRAEVPIMAKYQALVQSYLASIPRHQILQIYREENEEADTLSKLVHNLSDLDCSVYFEELQKPSIEVEKVLKIDNNQN, encoded by the coding sequence ATGGTTCATCAACAAGTGAAAGTCGGGAGCCGGACCTTGAAAGTAGATGGTTCATCAACAAGCGAAAGGTCGGGAGCCGGACTCATCCTAACAAGTCCTGAGGGATTCATGATACAGACAGCTATATCTTTCGGCTTCCCAGCAAAAAATAACCAGGAGAAGTATGAGGCATTGATTGCAGGACTGAAGCTCTCCAGGACTCTCAAAGTCCGGGACTTGAACATCTACAGTgactcccagatagtggtcaaACAAATAAACGGAGAATATAGAGCAGAAGTCCCTATTATGGCAAAATATCAAGCACTGGTTCAAAGCTACCTAGCATCAATCCCAAGACATCAAATCCTGCAGATATAtcgagaagaaaatgaagaagcagATACTCTTTCCAAGCTAGTCCATAACTTATCAGATCTGGACTGCTCAGTTTACTTCGAAGAATTACAAAAACCATCTATTGAAGTTGAAAAAGTCCTGAAAATCGATAACAACCAGAACTAG